A window from Dioscorea cayenensis subsp. rotundata cultivar TDr96_F1 chromosome 10, TDr96_F1_v2_PseudoChromosome.rev07_lg8_w22 25.fasta, whole genome shotgun sequence encodes these proteins:
- the LOC120270078 gene encoding transcriptional corepressor SEUSS-like isoform X2, with protein sequence MVGKPPMPACWPLREGQQQQQQQQQLREANSQNHHQQQFSASFSQSQLQGATGGAGNLVPVKFEQQMGSGDQNVQQQQPLQSLQRGIGSAKLEQQYLDPSLFLQQQQQQHQHQQLPNQSQQQWMLQMQQLRQQQQQQQQELLRSKIPQQRVHLQQQLLQQSLVSRCAQRLTRYMFHQKNRPEDNNIGFWRKFVAEYFAPNAKRRWCVSRYGSGRQTTAVFPQDLWHCDLCNCKPGRGFEIIVEVLPRLYQIKYASGTLEELLYVDVPREHYNASGQLVLDYAKAVQESVFQRMRIVREGHLRVVFNPDLKIASWEFCARRHEELIPRRMMIPQLGQLGAAVQKYHSALVNTPSFLPAQDLHNTCDSFVISAQQLAKAVEVPQLNELGYTKRYVRCLQISEVVNCMNDLIDYSKMTGSGPIASLINFPRRTSGMSTVHSSQARQQLEQQQVAQNPTSFAPPTTLRQNSMNSRQDNQMKSVSLASSVPPSQPNTLPPFTSPALSTSSNTTAIPVSNRGAPLRQPTDTEHDESPSSVERILRELTAGNRQQQDNSNRVLGRIGSVKNLNNNNLQYDWRTS encoded by the exons gggcagcagcaacagcagcagcagcagcagctccGAGAGGCCAATTCTCAGAATCATCATCAGCAGCAGTTCAGTGCTTCGTTCAGCCAATCACAACTCCAGGGAGCAACCGGTGGTGCAGGCAACTTGGTTCCTGTGAAATTCGAGCAGCAAATGGGTAGCGGTGATCAGAATgttcagcagcagcagccacTACAATCTTTGCAAAGGGGCATTGGGTCTGCCAAGTTGGAGCAGCAATATTTAGATCCATCTTTGTTTCTgcagcaacaacagcagcagcatcAGCATCAGCAGCTGCCAAATCAGTCACAACAGCAATGGATGTTGCAGATGCAGCAGCTgcggcagcagcagcagcagcagcagcaggagTTATTGAGGTCCAAAATTCCTCAGCAACGGGTCCACTTGCAACAGCAGCTACTTCAGCAGAGTCTAGTATCTCGGTGTGCTCAACGGTTGACACGCTATATGTTTCACCAGAAGAACAGACCAGAG GATAACAATATTGGGTTTTGGAGAAAATTCGTCGCAGAGTACTTTGCTCCCAATGCGAAGCGAAGGTGGTGTGTTTCTCGTTATGGAAGTGGCCGTCAAACAACTGCTGTTTTCCCTCAG GATCTTTGGCATTGTGACCTATGCAATTGCAAACCTGGCCGAGGTTTTG AAATAATTGTTGAAGTTTTGCCAAGGTTGTACCAAATCAAATATGCTAGTGGTACTTTGGAGGaacttctttatgttgatgTGCCTCGGGAGCACTACAATGCATCAGGTCAACTTGTCCTTGATTATGCAAAAGCTGTCCAGGAGAGTGTGTTTCAGCGCATGCGCATAGTACGCGAAGGCCATTTGCGTGTTGTTTTTAATCCAGATTTGAAG atTGCTTCATGGGAGTTCTGTGCTAGGCGCCACGAGGAGCTTATACCTCGAAGAATGATGATTCCACAG TTGGGCCAACTTGGGGCTGCTGTTCAGAAATACCACTCTGCCCTCGTGAATACACCTTCTTTCTTGCCTGCACAAGATTTGCACAATACTTGTGATTC GTTTGTGATTTCTGCCCAGCAATTAGCCAAAGCTGTAGAGGTGcctcaattaaatgaactaggGTACACAAAAAGATATGTTCGGTGCCTTCAG ATATCAGAGGTAGTAAATTGTATGAATGATCTCATCGACTACAGCAAAATGACCGGCTCGGGACCAATAG CTAGCCTCATCAATTTCCCTCGAAGGACTTCCGGTATGTCTACTGTTCATTCTTCGCAAGCTCGACAACAACTAGAGCAGCAACAGGTAGCTCAAAACCCGACTAGCTTTGCACCACCAACCACATTGCGCCAGAATTCAATGAATTCCAGACAAGATAACCAGATGAAGTCTGTAAGCCTGGCTAGTTCAGTGCCTCCatcccaaccaaacacattgcCCCCCTTTACATCCCCGGCATTATCGACATCCAGTAACACCACAGCCATACCAGTCTCTAATCGCGGCGCACCTTTGAGGCAACCGACTGACACTGAACACGATGAATCACCAAGCTCAGTCGAGCGGATTCTGCGAGAGTTAACAGCTGGGAATCGACAGCAACAAGACAACAGCAATCGAGTTTTGGGACGGATTGGATCGGTGaagaacttaaacaataataatcttCAGTATGATTGGAGAACCTCTTAG